The genomic window CGCGCTGCTCGGGGGCAGCAGCACCACGACGGTGTCGGCCTGTTCGACGGGCGATCCGTCGAACATCGTCACCGTCGCGCCGTGCCGTTCGGCTCGCTCGCGCAGCGCGGCGGCCAGCTCGGCGCAGCGCCCGTCGCGGTCGACGACCGCGACCGTGCGCGGCGGCGTCAGCGTGCGTCGCGAGAGCCGAGTCCAGTTCTCCGCCAAGCGAACCGGCGCGACCTCGGCGGGTCCGGCCGTCTCCGCGGATCGGTAGGGCGCCCACAGCCGCTTCGGCGACATCTGGGTGTGCGGGAAGTTGGGCAGCGGAAGGCGGACGGCCGAGCCGGCCACCCGCAGGCTCTGCCAGTCGTAGTTCAGGTCGTGCACGGCGAGCGTCGCGAGGTTGCGCGTGAAATCCTCCAGCCCGACCGCGGTGCGCCGCGAGGTGCCGAGCACCTGGAAGTCGCGCGGTCCGGTGGCCGGGTCGTCCGGCACGGTGGCCAGGTTCTCCTGCAATGCCAGCTGCAGCGTGGGGTGTTCGGCCACCTCGATGAAGGTGTCGACCTCGGCGGTGGACGCCACCACGGCGCGATCGAAGCGGACCCGGTTGCGCAGGTTCCAGTACCAGTACTGCCGGTGCGTGATGTCCGGTGTGATCGGTCCGCCGAGAGTGCCGCCGTAACAGGTGATCTCGGTGGGCGAGAACGTCGGCGCGCTCATCTCGTCGCCGAGCACCGACTCCATCTCCTTGCGGATCCTGATCAGGAAGGTGGTGTGCGCCGGATAAGCGACCTTGATCTCCTTGGCGAACTTCCCCTCGGCGTTCGCCATCGCCACCATGTCGGCGACGGTGTCCTGATCGCCGGAGATGGCGAGGATGTGCGGAGCGTTCACGACGGCGAGTTCGGCCCAGCCGGAATGCCTGGCCAGCATCGCCTCGCACTCCTCGCGTTCCATGCCGAGCACGGCCATCGAGTACTGCTCGGGGTACACGATCTCGTCCACGAACCGCGCCCGGTGGGTCACGGCCAGCACCGCGTCGCGCCGAGTCATGATGCCCGACACCCAGCCCGCGGCCAGTTCGCCTTGGCTGTGACCGATCGTCGCGACCGGGCGAACACCGTACGCCTGCCACATGGCGGCCAAGCCGGACATGTGGAACATCAGCGCGGGCTGCACTTCCCAGACGGTGTCCTGGTATTCGCCCTCGTTTCCGAGCAGATAGTGGAACGGCGCGATATGGCCGTAGCGCTGCTCGTGAATCTCGACGCAAGCGTCGACCTCAGCGCGGTACGCCGGGGAGGTCTCGTAGTAGGACCGCCCCATACCCGGCCGCTGACTGCCCTGACCGGGGAAGACGAAGCCGACCCGGCGCGGCGAGGCGAGGCCGACGGTGCTCACCACCGCGGCGTGCGGCGCGTCCGCGGCGACGGCGCGCAGCGCGTCGAGCAGGTCGTCGCGGGTGCGCACCATCGCGAGCGCGCGACGGCGGCGCGCGATCCTGGTACGGAACAGCATGTCCGCCACGGCATCCGGCGTCACGCGTTCGTGCCGCTCCAGGTAGGAGAGCACGGCGGCGGCTTCGGCGCGCAGCCCGTCGGCGGTGTCGGAGGACAGCAGCACCGGAACGGCGCCGTCCGGGAGACGGTAATCAGGCATCGATATCCTCCAGAACCGGCATGGCCAGGATGGCGTGCGCGTTCGTGCCCGCGACGCCGAACGACGAGACCGCGGCGTAGCGGACGCCCTCGTGCGCTTCCCACGGCTCGAGCTTCGTGGCCAGACGCAGCCCGGTCGCGCTCCAATCCACCGCGGTGGCGGGGTCGTCCGCGTGCAGCGTCGGTGCGATGTGACCGTTGGCGCCGCACAGCAGCACCTTGATCAGCCCGAGCATGCCCGCGGCGGCCTGGGCGTGGCCGACATTGGTCTTCACCGAGCCCAGCCGAGGACCGCGCTCGGGGTCGGCGCCGTACGTGTTGCACAGCGCCGTGAGCTCCAGCGGGTCGCCCACCGGCGTTCCGGTGCCGTGCCCCTCGACGAGGCCGACCAGGCTCGGGTCGATGCCCGCCGCGTCGATCGTCTTGCGCACCAGCGCTTCCTGCGCCTGCGCGCTGGGCACCGCGATCGGCGCCCCTTTGCCGTTGTGGTTGACCCTGGTGGCGAGCACCCTGCCGTACACGCGGTGGCCGAGCTCGCGGGCCCGCGACTCACGTTCCAGCACGACGACTCCCGCGCCCTCGCCCCACAGGGTTCCGGTGGCGCTCGCGGAGTAGGCGCGCAAGTGACCGTCCACGGCCAGCGCGTTGTTCTTGGCGAACTCGTAGAACGCGCCGGGCGAACCCATCACGGACACGCCGCCGGCGAGGGCCCAGTCGCATTCGCCGTTCCGGATCGCGGCGGCCGCCTGGTGCACGGCGGTCAGCGACGACGCGCACGCGGTGTCCACGGTGACCGACGGACCGACCAGACCGAGACCGTGCGAGATGCGCCCGGCCACCGCGCCGAGCGCGGTGCCGACGGCGCGATAACCGTTGTACTCGTTGACTTCGCCTGCGCGCGGGCCGTATTCGATGAACGAGGCGCCCATGAAACAGCCGGCCTCGTCTCCCGCCAGTGCGCCGGGGTTGATCCCCGCGTGCTCGAGTGCGCGCCAGGCCACCCGCAGCGCGACCCGCTGCTGGGGATCCATCGCGACCGCCTCGCGCGGCGTGATACCGAAGAAGTGCGGATCGAATTCCGTTGCCCCAGTGAGGAATCCACCGGCATCGGGTACCGAACCCCAGCCTTCTTCGCGGTGCAAGGAGAAAACTTCGCGCAGCGGCCATTCCCGGTCACGGGGAAAAGGACCGATCAATTCTCGCGATTCGGCGAGTGCCGACCAGAAATCGTCCAGATTGTCGACGCCCCCCGGCGCCTCCACCGCCATACCGGCGATGACAATGTGATCTTCTTCCCCCGAAACAGCGCGTGCCATGCCAAACCTAACGTGCGAATTCGCGAACTATCTCGCGGAAAGAACTTCGGACGTCAGCAATTCAGCGATGCCGTCCACATGGTCGTTCAGGTAGAAATGTCCGCCGTCGAAAAGGGTGACGGTGATGTCCTGCTCGCTGTGCGTCGCCCACTCCTGCAGGTGCCGCGCGGTGACGTGCTCGTCGTCGGAGCCGCCCATGACGTGCAGCCTGGCGCGCAGCTCGACCTCGGGCCCGCACACGTAGCGGTCGAAGGCGGCGTAGTCGGCCTTGAGGGCGGGCAGTGTCATCCGCATGATCTCGCGGCTGCCGAGCACATCCGCGCCGGTGCCGTTGAGCGCGGCGAGGTGATCGAGCAGCTCCTCGTCCTCGGTGGGGTGCTGCGGCATGTCGACGACGCGGAACGGCGCGACCGCGCCCGAGGCGCCGAACAGGTTCACCTCGACGCCCGCGGCCTCGGCCTGGCGGACGAATTCGAAACCGACCATCGCGCCCATGCTGTGCCCGAAGACCGTGACCGGCTCGCCGCGGTGGTATTCCGACTCCAGGAACGCGCTCAGCGCGCCCGCCGCCACCTCGGGCAGGGTCGTCGGCATCGGCTCGGCGGCCCGGTCCTGACGGCCCGGGTACTGGAAGACGATGACATCGAAATTCTCGCTGAGCGCCTTCGAGAAGGCGCGGTAGGCGGAGGCGCCGCTGCCCGCGTGCGGGAACATCAGCAACGTCGGGCTCGAGTCCGAGCTCGGCTTGTGGAATTTGCGAATCCAACCAAGGGTTTTCGGCATTACGGCTCCTGCGTCACGGTATCGCTGCGCTAGCCGCTCGACGCCGCCGTCGAACTGGCGACGGGCCGGGCAACGCTAACTCAGCGACGTTAGCATAGGGTAACCTTACCGATATAAGCCTAGGGTAACCTTACGGCGACCAACCGCCGAGCGAACGGGAGCCCTAGCACGATGAACCAGACCGGGACGCCGTACGTCCTCAAGCGCGAATTGACCGATGTCGCAGAGGAGGTCCGCAGCGCACCGGCCCCGGTGGTTCCCGGCTTCGACGAGCCCTTCGAGCTACGGCTCGCCGATCCCGAGGGCGGCGATCCGGACATGCTCGCCGAGTGGATGGCGCTGCCGCACCTGCTGGAGACCTGGGAACAGGACTGGCCCGCGGAGCGCCGCAAGCTCGACTTCCTCGCCCAGCTGGCCGGAACCTATTCGCGGCCGTGCATTCTCAGCTACGACTTCGCCGCGGTCGATCGCCCCGACCTCGGCCGCCGCGACATCGCCTACGTGGAGATCTACCGCGCCGCCAAGGACGAATGCGGCCGTCTCTACGACGCGCACCCGCTCGACATGGGATTCCACGTCGCCACAGCGGATCTGAACCTGATCGGCCGCGGCGTCATGTCGGGATGGATGGACCGGCTGGCCGCCGCGCTCTTCGCCGCCGAGCCGGAGTGCAGGCGCCTGATCTGCGATCCCGACTACCGCAACACCCCGATGCGCAAGGCGCTGTTGAAGAACGGCTGGGTCGAGCTCGGCGAGGTCGACGTGCGGCCGGACCGCCGGATCGCGCTGCACATCCTGCCGCGCACGGCGGCGGACGTGCCCGCGATCCGGCTCTGAACCTCAGCCGAAGGCCCGGTCCCGGTTTCTCGTCACCGCCGACCGGGCCTTCGCCGATTCGGTGCGCAGCACGCGGTCCGAGAGTTCGCCCAAGCAGCTGAGATTCGGGAAACCGGGCCCCTGCGCCAGCGCGGCAAGGTTCGGCAGGTACAGCTTCGCGTCCAGCCCCGAGACCGCGAGGTCGTAGCCGATCGACGCTTCGATCCTGGCCTGGGTCAGCTGACCGCCGACCGCGAGCTCGAGCAGATCGGCGGCGTTGGCGTCGAACATCTCCAGGAACCACAGCGGCTGCCCGCCGGTCGCGTCGATCACCAGATCGAAGTTGTGCACCTGGTCCGGGCGCATCTCGTTGCGCAGCGTCAGCGCGACGCCGTCGCCATGATCGGCGACCCGCACGACGCGGCCCTGCATGTGGTGCACCCGGTTGTCGGCGAGCAGGCTTTCCTGCACCCGGACCGAGAACACGCCGCGATCGGTGCGCCTGATGACATCCCTGCGCTCCTCGGTGCTCAGCGATCCCCACTTGATCGGGTCGCTGAACAGCGAGTTCTCGAAATAGCTTTCGCCGCGGGTGTAGATGGTGGCCATCGGCGAGATCACCGAGATGGACAGCATGCCGTGGCGGACCAGTTCGTCCAGCGCCGATCCGGCCGTCTCGCCGCCGCCGATGACGGCCGCCCGCGAGGAGACCGGCAGCTTGCGCTTGCCCGCGAGGTCCCAGAATTCCGCCACGCTGAGCACCTTGGGGTGCTTGGCCAGCGCCTTCTCGCTGCGGCCCGGACCGGTGATCATCAGTGCGTCGGCGTCGATCTCGGTCGGAATGCCGTCGGCGTCGACCGCGGTGATCAGCCAGCCGTCGGCCGCGGCGGCGATGGTGCGCACGGTGCCGAGGACGAGCTCGAAATCGGTTCGCGCGGCGACCCACTGGAGGTATTTGGCCCAGACGTGGTGTTGCGGACTAGGACGCCCGCGGTCGATCCACTCCGCGTAGGTGCCCTGGTCCACCAGGAAGGAGGTCCAGCTGAACGCCGTCATGGCCTCGTTGATGGCGCGGTTGTGGCCGCGCGCCCAGGTGGAGTGGTACGGGAAGCCCACGTCCTTCTCCGGGCTGGTGCCGAGCCGGTGCCGACCGTCGGTCCAGCCGCCGCTCGGCAGCCAATTGCCGCCCACCGTCTGCGCTTCCACTACGACGACACGCGGCGCGGGCAGCCCCAGTTCGCGCAGTACGTGCGCCTTGGCGGCGACGGCCATCGCCTTCGGACCCGCGCCGATCACCACAAGTGTTTCCACCGGTTCTCCCACTCTCACATCGCGCGTATCCGTGTTCGCGCCCACATCGACGAGCCCCCGCCTTCATGTTTGCATAGGCTTACCTTACAGTGAACCGCAGTGTCGATCCCCACAGCGGGGACAGCACTCCGGCACGAGAACGATGGGAAGTACTTTCATGATCAGCACCCGAAAGAAGCTGGGCGCGGTGGCCTTTGCCGCCGCCACCCTGGTCGGCGCGTTCGGCACCGTCACCACCGCCGCGATCGCCGAGGCCGCGCCGATCACCGCCCCGCTGCGCGCCAACGCGCCGAGCACCGGTGAACTGCGCGCCAAGATGGCGCTGCTGTTCAACGCGGGCGCGCCGCGTGCCGCGCGCGCCGCCGAACTGGAGACCGGCGCGGCGGGCCTGCCCACCTTCGACACCGCCGCCACGCTGATCGCCATCGCCCCGCCGAGCTGGCGCTGGGACATCACCGGCCCGGTGACCGTCAACGGCGACACCCTCTCGGCCGTGCTGTACACCGCCACCGACGGTTACGAGCCGTGGACCTTCGACCTGACCTGGAAGCAGATCGACGGCACCTGGAAGCTGAGCCGCGAATCCGTCTGCACCATCGGCAACTTCGTCGGCCAGGGCTGCTGAGCAGTCCTCGCGGTTCGGCCCCCGCTTCGGCGGGGGCCGCTGTCGTTTACCACGGTCGTGACATTCGACTCAGCTTAGGCTAACCTCACCTTCATGGGCAGAGGTTTCAACGGCGTCATTGTGAAAGCGTGGGGCGGTCAGGACTACCGGCTCACTGTCACCGGGACCGAATACGTCACGGACAAATACATTCGGCTCGGCTTCGACGCGGGCGGCCTGCTCGCCGACCATCCGGTGCACCCCACCCAGTGGATCCGCCTCTGGATTCCCGACCTCGAGAACGAGAAGCTGCACCACCGCGGCTACACGCTGGTGGACCCCGATCCCGAGGGCGACAAGTTCGCCATCGAGTTCGCCGTGCACGACGGGCCCGCGGCGCGTTGGGCCGTCAATGCGGCGGTCGGCGACGGGCTGGACGCGACGGTGCTCGGGTCCAGTTTCGAACTCCCCGAAACGGCTCCGAGCGAATACCTGATGTTCGGCGACACCGCCTCGCTGCCCGCGATCAACTCCCTGCTCGACGCGATCGGCGACGTTCCAGCCCGCGTCTATCTGGAATGGCAGTACGAATCCGACCAGACCCTGCCCGTGCGCAACAAGCCACACCACCAGGTCACCTGGCTACAGCGCATCGACGACGGCCGCCTGCTGCGCGAACAGTCACAGGAGATCGCCTGCCCGGCGGACGCTTTCGCCTGGGTCGCCTGCGACGGCCACACCACCCGCTCGATCGTCAAGACCCTCAAGCAGACCCACAACCTGCCGAAGACCGCGATCAAGTCGCAGGCGTACTGGAAGTAGGCGTTCCTCCGCCTTCGCTCCGGCCATGCGCGGGCTGATGACGGACTCCGTCCGACAGAGCCACCTGTGCGTTCCTCCGCCTTCGCTCCGGCCGAGCGCGGGCTGGGACGGACTCCGTCCGACAGCGCCAACTGTGCGTACTCCGCCTCCGCTCCGGCCACCCACGGGCTGTCGGTGGACTCCGTCCGGAGCGTGAGATTGCGTACTCGCGGTCATTCCTTCGGATGATCATGTCGCGACCTGCTGACGACGCGCGATGACTCGATCGCGCGTCAGGCTCGATCTCGAATCCGTTGCCCGAGCGGAAGCGAGGCAGGTATGTCGCTCATCGACGCGTTGATCCCCATGGCCGCGATCGCGTGCGCGGCGCTCGTGCTGTGCACCAGCCGGATCGGGCGCGCGCCCGCGTTCGCCATGCTGGGCCTGCTGGCGCTCGGGGCGGCGGTGCAGTGGTTGCTCGAAGGGTTCTATTGGCAGTTCGTTCCGACCTACCTGCTGCTGGGCGCGACCGCGTGGTTCGTCGCGGCGCGGCCGAGCGGACGGGGTGGCAGGATCGCCGCACGCGCTGGGATCGGATTGCTCGTCGTCGCAGCGGCATTCGCGTGGCTGCCGGTACCGGTGCCGACGCTGCCCGCGCCGAGCGGGCCGTATGCCGTTGGCACCGAGACGTTTCGCTGGGTCGATCCGGACCGGCCGGAAACCGCGACCGACGACCTGGCCGATCGCCGCAACGTCATCGCGCAGGCCTGGTATCCGGCGGCCGAGCCGACCGGGAACGGCTCGCGTTATCTCGACGGGCTCGGCAGGCTGCCGAGCCGAGTCGCCCAGATTCCCAGCTTCCTCATGCGCGGCTACGACCGCATCGATACGCACGGCGATGACCGCGCGTCACTCGGGCGGGACCGCGATCGCTGGCCGGTGGTGCTGTTCTCGCCGGGATACGGTGCGCCGCGCGCGTTCTACACCGGACTGATCGCCGAGCTCGCCAGCCGTGGGTTCGTGGTGCTCGCCGTCGATCACCCCTACGAGGCGGACGTGACCGAGCTCGCCGACGGACGGATCGCGACGCCGGTGCGGAACTTTCCGGCCGACGAGGCCGAGGGCGAGCAGTACATGGTCGAGCAGCAGGCGGTGCGGGCGGCCGACCTGCGGTTCGTCATCGATCAACTCGACCGGCCGGGCGCGCTCGGCCCCAGGCTCTCCGGTCACCTCGACACCGGACACATCGCCGCCATCGGGCATTCGTTCGGCGGCGCCGCCGCAGCCGCCGCGGCCGCCGACGACGAACGCATCCGCGCCGCCGCCAACATCGACGGCACCCTGTACGGCGACCTGCCGGAACGCCCGCTGCGCCAACCGTTCCTGCTGGTGCAGAGCGCGTACGCCGAGACGGGTCACTCCGCGAAGTTCCTGGATCGCAATGCCGCGCTGCTCGACGGGCTGCGTTCGGGCGGCTTCCGTTTCGAGATCGGCGACGCCAATCACTACAGCTTCACCGATGTTCCGCTGTTCCTCTCCGGGCCGGGGCGGTTCGCTGCGGCGCAGATGATCGGCGGATCGCGCGGGCCGGCGGCGACACAGCGGGTGACCGTCGACATCATGGTCGCGTTTCTGAGCGGACCGCTCGGTGGATCGGGCGCGGATGTTGTGGCGGCGGCCGGGAAGCACCGCGATATTCGCGGCGGGCCTGTTGGGCGCTGATCGCCGTCGCTGTTCTCGTGGGGTCCGGCGCGTCGCGGGTTCCGCACCGAACGGGTCGCCGACCTGGCCGGCTGCGATCGGCGGATGGTGCGGGTCGGTGGCGACGGAGCCGACGACGGTGCATATCGCGGCGACGCCCTGAGCGTGAGTTCGGGCGGGATGCGCCGATTCGGCACCCAGCGGGCGACAACCGAGTTTCGTTAGGCTAACCTCATATCCCATGGGAAGAGGGGCGAATGGCGTCATCCTGAAGGTGTGGCGCGCCGATGACTACCGACTGCGCGTGACGTCGACCGAGGCGATCACCGACCGATACCAGCGGATCGGGTTCACCGCGGGCGGGTTGCTCGCCGACCACCCGGTGCACCCGACGCAGTTCATCCGGCTGTGGATCCCGGACGCGGAGACCGACAAGCTGCACCACCGCGGCTACACGATCGTCGACCAGGATCCCGAGGGCGACCACTTCTACATCGAGTTCGCCGTGCACAGCGGCCCCGCCAGCGCGTGGGCGCAGCGAGCGAAGGTCGGCGACGAGATCGAGGCGTCGGTGCTGGGGTCGAAGTTCGAGCTGCCGGAGACGCCGCCGAGCGAATACCTCCTCTTCGGCGACACCGCCTCGCTGCCCGCGATCAACTCCCTGCTCGACGCGATCGGCGACGCGCCCGCCCGGGTGTGGCTGGAATGGCAGTACGAATCCGATCAGACCCTGCCGGTCCGCAACAAGCCGCACCACCAGATCACCTGGCTACAGCGCATCGACGACGGCCGCCTGCTGCGCGAACAAGCGCAAGAGATTTCCTGCGCAGCGGACGCTTTCGCCTGGGTCGCCTGCGACGGCCACACCACCCGCTCGATCGTCAAGACCCTCAAGCAGACCCACAACCTGCCGAAGTCCCAGCTGAAGTACCAGGCCTACTGGAAGTAAGGGCGTATCCGATCGGGCCGCCGCGGAACATCCCGCGGCGGCCCGTTCTCGTTGTCGCCGGGTCAGACCGCGGCCGGTTCCAACCGCCACCCCGACGCGCGACTGCGCTCGTTCCAGAAGTCCGCGTAGCGACCGCCCTGCGCGAGCAGTTCGGCGTGCGTGCCGCGTTCGACGATGCGACCACCGTCGACGAACAGGATCTGGTCCGCGTGGGCGATGGTGGCCAAGCGGTGCGCCACAACGATCACCGTCTTGCCCCTGGTGAGCTGGTGCATGCCGCGCACAACCACCGCCTCGCTGTGCGGGTCCAGCGCACTGGTCGCCTCGTCGAGCAGCACGATCGGGGCGTCCTTCAGCAGGGCGCGGGCGATCGAGACGCGTTGCCGCTCACCGCCGGACAGCGCGGCGCCGCCCTCGCCGACCACGGTGTCGTACCCGTCGGGCAGGCGCTGGGCGATCTCGTCCACCCGCGCGGCCTCGGCGGCGCGCAGCACCTCGGCGTCGGTGGCGTCGGGGCGGCCGATCCGGATGTTGTCCGACACCGACCGGTCGAACAGGTAGACGTTCTGGGAGACCAGCGACAGCTGGTTCAGCAGCGTCTCCGAAGGCTGTTCCCGCACATCGTGTTCGCCGACGGCCACCCGCCCGGCGTCCACGTCGTAGAACCGCGCGGCCAGGCGCAGCAGCGTCGTCTTGCCCGCGCCGCTCGGGCCGACGATCGCGGTCGTCGTCCCGGCCGGAACGCTGAAGGTGATGTCGGAGAGCACCGGCTCACCGGGCCGATAGCCGAAGCTCACATTGTCGAAGATCACGGTCGGCACGCCCGGCGTCACCGGCGAATTCGCCTCGGGCAGTGTCTTTTCCGCGAGCAGCCCGGTGACGCGGTCGACGGCGGCGGCCGCCGATCGCAGACCGTTGCCCAGTTGCGCGGCCTGATTGAGCGGTTCGATGAACCGCGAGCTCACGGCGATCAGCGCGATCGCCACGGCCGTCGAGACGGCGCCGTCGGTCACCCTCGCGATCACCACGTACACCAGGACCAGGAACACCGCCTGCACGAACAGCGCGAAGACGATCAGGCTCGGCACCGACGTGAAGACCATCCTGGTGTTCGCCGAACGCTGCTGCCGCAGTGCGCCGTCCAGCGCCTTGTTTCCCGCGCCGACCGCGCCGAACGCGCGAAGCACCGGCTGGGCCTGCGCGAATTCGACTACGCGCGAATCGGCTTCGGCAGCGGCGGCGTGCAGCCCCTGATCGGCCCGCTGGTACGCGCGGTGGGCCAGACCGTTGACGAGGAAGAGCACCGGGGCCGCGAGCAGCATGGCAAGCGCGATCCGCCAGTCGATGAAGAGCATGCCGACCGCCACGCCGAGCGGGACCACGATACCGGTGACGACCTTGGCGAGCAGATAGGCGACCGCGCCCTGGATCTCGCGCACGTTCTCCACCGCGATCCGCGAGAGAGGCCCGGCGCTACGGGTTTCGAACCAGCCGAGCGGCAACGCGTTCAGATGGTCGCCGAGCCGGGTTTGCAGACCGCGCTGCATGCCGATCGCGATGCGCAATCCCAGCGCGACCTGGAGGTAGCCGAACACCGCGACGGCGACGACTGCGGCGAACATCAGCAGCGCCCAGAACCAGGCGCGCCCGAGATCATCGTCGAACAACGCCTCGAGCACCGGAACCAACAGCAGATACGCGACCGCTTGGCTGATCGCCTGGCCGACGATGGCGGCGAGCAATCGCGGTGTCAGCGGGGCGAATTCGGCGGGCACCAGGCCGAGCAGTTTGCGAATCATCGGGCTGCCTCACTTTCCACGAGCGAGACCGCGCCGAGGGCCGCCTCGTTGATCTCCCAGAGCCGCTGGTAGGCGCCGCCCGCCGTGTGCAGGCTGCGGTGGTCGCCCTGCTCGACCAGGGTTCCGTTCTCCAGCACCAGAATCCGGTCCACACCGGTGATGGTGTGCAGCCGGTGCGCGATGACCAGCACGGTGCGTCCGGCCACCAGTGCGGCCAGCGCGTCCTGCACCGCCGCCTCGGACTCCGGGTCGGCGAAGGCCGTCGCCTCGTCGAGTACCAGAACGGGCGTGTCGGCGAGCAACGCGCGTGCCACCGAAAGACGTTGCGCCTCACCACCGGACAGCGTCGCGTCGACGCCGATCTCGGAGTCGTAACCGCGTGGCAGCGCGAGGATGCGGTCGTGGATCTGCGCGGCGCGGGCGGCCCGCTCCAGCGCGGCGTCGTCCGCGTCCGGGGCGGCCAGCCGCAGGTTCTCGCGGATGCTGCCGCGGATCAGCCGGACGTCCTGGAAGACGAAACCGACTGTGCGGTAGAGCTCGTCGCTCGGGTAGTCGCGAATATCGCGACCACCGATGGTGATGCGCCCCGAACCGACGTCGTAGAAGCGGGGCAGCAGCTTGGCCAGCGTCGACTTGCCCGAGCCGCTCGGTCCGACCAGCGCTGTGATGGTGCCGGGCCGCAGCTCCAGGTCGATGTCGCGCAGCACATCGTGACCCTCGCGGTAACCGAACCCGACGGACTCGAAGCGGACCAGACCCGGTTCGGCCTGCTCGCTCGTCGCATCGGATTCCCCTGCGCCAGAGGCGAGTTCGGGGCTTTGCCGCAGGTCGTACAGGCGCTCGGCCGCCGCACCCGCGGCGCGCAACGCCTGTCCACCGTAGCCCAGACCGAGCAACGCGCTGCCGAGGCCGAGACCGACGAGCAGGAACGGCAGCACGTCGAGCGGGGCGAGCCAGCCCCGGCCGACGCCGGCCAAACCGGCGACCACGATCACCAACATGACGCAGACC from Nocardia bhagyanarayanae includes these protein-coding regions:
- the nbtC gene encoding nocobactin polyketide synthase NbtC encodes the protein MPDYRLPDGAVPVLLSSDTADGLRAEAAAVLSYLERHERVTPDAVADMLFRTRIARRRRALAMVRTRDDLLDALRAVAADAPHAAVVSTVGLASPRRVGFVFPGQGSQRPGMGRSYYETSPAYRAEVDACVEIHEQRYGHIAPFHYLLGNEGEYQDTVWEVQPALMFHMSGLAAMWQAYGVRPVATIGHSQGELAAGWVSGIMTRRDAVLAVTHRARFVDEIVYPEQYSMAVLGMEREECEAMLARHSGWAELAVVNAPHILAISGDQDTVADMVAMANAEGKFAKEIKVAYPAHTTFLIRIRKEMESVLGDEMSAPTFSPTEITCYGGTLGGPITPDITHRQYWYWNLRNRVRFDRAVVASTAEVDTFIEVAEHPTLQLALQENLATVPDDPATGPRDFQVLGTSRRTAVGLEDFTRNLATLAVHDLNYDWQSLRVAGSAVRLPLPNFPHTQMSPKRLWAPYRSAETAGPAEVAPVRLAENWTRLSRRTLTPPRTVAVVDRDGRCAELAAALRERAERHGATVTMFDGSPVEQADTVVVLLPPSSARDEAAAVAEFAGFATDQGWLAALGPRVTECWLVTAGAEAVAENEIPALAAAAAGAAFRCVALERIGVAFRRIDLPADYPALEQKLPADRILEALHLAGEPELAMRDGKLHAKRLVVAEPAPTAAAPDLAEVLILGGTGHVGLEFCAQFARDGARRITLVNRGGETAALTERLRAVRALGDTEIDVLACDISDPAAVAELAARYADRPVSLLAHAAVDYVYSAATDADAAAVAQAGAAKVIGFGEVLRTLPMTPTATTLLCSSFAATLGGWGQALYAGTNRMLDAMAHRLRAEGRACTSVQWGLWVLPAEADAAVEARIEGSGLLPMAAADAVAAGLADTSANSLVLAADWSKLRGVTETVGLEAVFAPALDALAELAPAPAPTTAPAAEPERAERTSAPVVSAPSIPEAGFAERIRRELDRVMLSDGSEAIDGSVPLVSLGMDSLQALDLRKRLKAELNRDLPVAAILGGASLDDVVSLMSENKG
- a CDS encoding thioesterase II family protein, yielding MPKTLGWIRKFHKPSSDSSPTLLMFPHAGSGASAYRAFSKALSENFDVIVFQYPGRQDRAAEPMPTTLPEVAAGALSAFLESEYHRGEPVTVFGHSMGAMVGFEFVRQAEAAGVEVNLFGASGAVAPFRVVDMPQHPTEDEELLDHLAALNGTGADVLGSREIMRMTLPALKADYAAFDRYVCGPEVELRARLHVMGGSDDEHVTARHLQEWATHSEQDITVTLFDGGHFYLNDHVDGIAELLTSEVLSAR
- a CDS encoding SidA/IucD/PvdA family monooxygenase, with amino-acid sequence METLVVIGAGPKAMAVAAKAHVLRELGLPAPRVVVVEAQTVGGNWLPSGGWTDGRHRLGTSPEKDVGFPYHSTWARGHNRAINEAMTAFSWTSFLVDQGTYAEWIDRGRPSPQHHVWAKYLQWVAARTDFELVLGTVRTIAAAADGWLITAVDADGIPTEIDADALMITGPGRSEKALAKHPKVLSVAEFWDLAGKRKLPVSSRAAVIGGGETAGSALDELVRHGMLSISVISPMATIYTRGESYFENSLFSDPIKWGSLSTEERRDVIRRTDRGVFSVRVQESLLADNRVHHMQGRVVRVADHGDGVALTLRNEMRPDQVHNFDLVIDATGGQPLWFLEMFDANAADLLELAVGGQLTQARIEASIGYDLAVSGLDAKLYLPNLAALAQGPGFPNLSCLGELSDRVLRTESAKARSAVTRNRDRAFG
- a CDS encoding GNAT family N-acetyltransferase, with protein sequence MNQTGTPYVLKRELTDVAEEVRSAPAPVVPGFDEPFELRLADPEGGDPDMLAEWMALPHLLETWEQDWPAERRKLDFLAQLAGTYSRPCILSYDFAAVDRPDLGRRDIAYVEIYRAAKDECGRLYDAHPLDMGFHVATADLNLIGRGVMSGWMDRLAAALFAAEPECRRLICDPDYRNTPMRKALLKNGWVELGEVDVRPDRRIALHILPRTAADVPAIRL
- a CDS encoding polyketide synthase; this encodes MARAVSGEEDHIVIAGMAVEAPGGVDNLDDFWSALAESRELIGPFPRDREWPLREVFSLHREEGWGSVPDAGGFLTGATEFDPHFFGITPREAVAMDPQQRVALRVAWRALEHAGINPGALAGDEAGCFMGASFIEYGPRAGEVNEYNGYRAVGTALGAVAGRISHGLGLVGPSVTVDTACASSLTAVHQAAAAIRNGECDWALAGGVSVMGSPGAFYEFAKNNALAVDGHLRAYSASATGTLWGEGAGVVVLERESRARELGHRVYGRVLATRVNHNGKGAPIAVPSAQAQEALVRKTIDAAGIDPSLVGLVEGHGTGTPVGDPLELTALCNTYGADPERGPRLGSVKTNVGHAQAAAGMLGLIKVLLCGANGHIAPTLHADDPATAVDWSATGLRLATKLEPWEAHEGVRYAAVSSFGVAGTNAHAILAMPVLEDIDA
- a CDS encoding siderophore-interacting protein, whose amino-acid sequence is MGRGFNGVIVKAWGGQDYRLTVTGTEYVTDKYIRLGFDAGGLLADHPVHPTQWIRLWIPDLENEKLHHRGYTLVDPDPEGDKFAIEFAVHDGPAARWAVNAAVGDGLDATVLGSSFELPETAPSEYLMFGDTASLPAINSLLDAIGDVPARVYLEWQYESDQTLPVRNKPHHQVTWLQRIDDGRLLREQSQEIACPADAFAWVACDGHTTRSIVKTLKQTHNLPKTAIKSQAYWK